In Terriglobia bacterium, the following proteins share a genomic window:
- a CDS encoding class I SAM-dependent methyltransferase, translating to MLLPGVRLLDVGCGAGMLGLAVRGKFEQLYGVDIAESAVAAACRQGVFATRVDLSRDPLPFDSGAFDAVTLLAVLPYVYDPGRTLGECHRVLRDGGQLVLSVANMRTIGKLFRLFVRGRFPTTSKLDSSAYDGGAMHYFCSRDLRELLRNAGFATTARKGIFCRPRFLEGFPDAFPVLGNLKSEFFGGEVLLVARKCAAPCLAHV from the coding sequence ATGTTGCTGCCTGGCGTACGCCTCCTCGACGTGGGTTGCGGAGCCGGCATGCTTGGCCTCGCTGTCCGCGGCAAGTTCGAACAATTGTATGGTGTCGATATCGCTGAATCTGCCGTGGCGGCCGCTTGTCGCCAAGGCGTTTTCGCCACACGAGTGGACCTTAGCCGCGATCCGCTGCCTTTTGACTCAGGGGCCTTCGACGCCGTTACTCTTCTTGCCGTGCTCCCCTACGTGTATGATCCCGGCCGCACGCTGGGCGAATGCCATCGCGTCCTGCGCGATGGCGGCCAGCTCGTGCTGAGCGTCGCCAATATGCGTACCATTGGTAAGCTCTTTCGGCTTTTCGTTCGCGGGCGCTTTCCCACCACCTCGAAGCTGGACTCCTCCGCCTACGACGGCGGCGCCATGCACTACTTCTGTTCTCGTGATCTGAGGGAACTCCTGCGGAACGCCGGCTTCGCAACCACAGCGCGGAAGGGAATCTTCTGCCGGCCCAGGTTTTTGGAGGGCTTCCCGGATGCATTTCCCGTCCTCGGTAATCTGAAGTCCGAATTCTTCGGTGGTGAAGTGCTCCTGGTTGCTCGCAAATGCGCTGCCCCTTGTCTCGCTCATGTCTAG
- a CDS encoding DegT/DnrJ/EryC1/StrS family aminotransferase, which yields MPSHFIPAAKPLAQYLSRGREIDEAMRLVLTTGQYILGREVEAFEKEWSAYVGVRFAVGVGSGTDALTLALRACGIGPGHEVITTPHTAVATIAAIELAGATPVLADIEPNTCLLDPAAAARHITARTRAIIPVHLFGQPADMIPILEIARARGIRVIEDCAQAHGAIYRGKRVGSWGDVGCFSFYPTKNLGAIGDGGAIVTNDEQTALLAAALRQYGWRQRYVSEVAGANSRLDELQAAILRVKLPYLDQDNACRVDIAARYSRALGSHVTVPVVGADRTSCYHLYVVSSAEREQLRTFLEQKGIGTAIHYPVPVHLQPAYRGRLGDTGSFPIAEQAATQILSLPMYPELTLAECDCIIEAVQQFCHARTTHV from the coding sequence ATGCCCTCACACTTCATACCGGCCGCGAAGCCGCTGGCGCAGTACCTGTCTCGTGGTCGTGAGATTGACGAGGCAATGCGGCTCGTGCTCACGACCGGCCAATACATTCTAGGCAGGGAAGTCGAGGCCTTTGAAAAGGAGTGGAGTGCTTACGTAGGGGTTCGCTTCGCCGTCGGTGTTGGCTCTGGAACCGACGCGCTGACGCTGGCCTTGCGCGCCTGCGGCATTGGGCCCGGTCATGAGGTGATCACCACACCGCACACGGCCGTCGCCACAATTGCCGCCATCGAACTCGCCGGCGCCACCCCCGTTTTGGCCGATATTGAACCCAACACTTGCTTACTCGATCCTGCCGCCGCTGCGCGGCACATTACGGCTCGGACCAGGGCAATCATCCCGGTACATCTCTTCGGTCAACCGGCAGACATGATTCCGATTCTCGAAATTGCACGCGCCCGTGGTATTCGCGTTATTGAGGATTGCGCCCAAGCTCACGGGGCAATTTACCGCGGCAAGCGTGTCGGCAGCTGGGGCGATGTGGGCTGCTTCAGTTTTTATCCCACGAAGAATCTCGGCGCCATCGGAGACGGGGGGGCAATTGTTACCAATGACGAACAGACCGCCTTGCTCGCTGCTGCGCTCCGCCAATATGGCTGGCGGCAGCGGTATGTTAGTGAAGTGGCTGGCGCCAATAGCCGCCTGGACGAATTGCAGGCCGCCATTTTGCGCGTGAAGCTCCCTTACCTGGACCAGGACAACGCCTGCCGGGTCGATATCGCGGCGCGCTACTCCCGCGCGCTGGGGTCGCACGTCACGGTGCCAGTTGTAGGTGCTGATCGCACCTCCTGCTATCACCTATACGTCGTAAGTAGCGCGGAGCGGGAGCAGTTACGAACCTTCCTCGAACAAAAGGGAATTGGCACTGCCATTCATTATCCTGTCCCCGTGCACCTGCAGCCGGCATATCGCGGACGGCTCGGCGACACCGGGTCTTTCCCGATCGCCGAACAAGCCGCCACGCAGATCCTCTCACTACCCATGTATCCAGAACTGACTCTAGCGGAGTGCGATTGCATCATCGAAGCTGTGCAGCAGTTTTGTCATGCCCGTACCACCCACGTCTAA
- a CDS encoding NAD-dependent epimerase/dehydratase family protein gives MDLEKSFADKRVLITGGLGFIGSNLAHRLVGLGAKIMIVDSLIPEYGGNIFNVSGIEDVVQISVSDIRDRHAMRYLVQRQDYIFSLAGQVSHLDSVEDPITDLEINCRAQVNLLEACRQQNTKVKIVFASTRQIYGRPRYLPVDEKHPIAPVDPNGINKMAGEHYYLLYWQLYRLATCSLRLTNTYGPRMRVCDARQTFIGWWFRQILQGDEIRVYGDGHLLRDFNFVDDVVEAFLLAAAAPKSNGQIYNLGAEPVSLEALAAMMVELYGGGSFRLVPFPEERKMIDIGDYRGDYRKIASELGWQPIVPLREGLRRALDYYRRYSEQYW, from the coding sequence GTGGATCTTGAAAAGTCGTTTGCTGATAAGCGCGTTCTGATTACTGGAGGTCTCGGTTTCATCGGCAGCAATCTTGCTCATCGCCTGGTCGGTTTGGGCGCCAAGATCATGATTGTGGACTCCCTCATCCCCGAATATGGCGGGAACATCTTCAATGTTTCGGGTATCGAAGATGTGGTGCAAATCAGTGTTTCTGACATTCGCGACCGGCACGCCATGCGCTACCTGGTGCAGCGACAGGACTATATTTTTAGTTTAGCCGGGCAGGTCAGTCATCTCGACAGCGTCGAAGATCCCATTACGGATCTGGAGATCAATTGTCGTGCCCAGGTCAATCTTTTGGAAGCTTGTCGCCAGCAGAATACAAAAGTGAAGATCGTTTTTGCGAGCACACGTCAGATCTACGGTCGGCCCCGCTATCTGCCAGTTGACGAGAAGCATCCCATTGCTCCCGTCGATCCTAACGGCATTAATAAGATGGCCGGCGAGCATTATTACTTACTTTATTGGCAGCTCTACCGTCTCGCAACGTGCAGTTTGCGCCTGACGAACACCTATGGCCCACGCATGCGCGTTTGCGATGCTCGCCAGACTTTCATTGGATGGTGGTTTCGTCAAATTCTGCAAGGCGATGAAATCCGCGTGTATGGTGACGGCCATCTGTTGCGCGATTTCAATTTTGTCGATGACGTGGTCGAGGCCTTTCTGCTGGCCGCCGCAGCGCCCAAATCCAACGGGCAGATCTATAACCTGGGCGCCGAACCCGTCTCGCTTGAGGCCTTGGCTGCAATGATGGTCGAACTATACGGCGGCGGCAGCTTCCGTCTTGTACCCTTTCCCGAAGAGCGCAAGATGATCGACATCGGCGATTACCGTGGCGATTACCGCAAGATCGCGTCTGAGCTCGGTTGGCAACCGATTGTGCCTCTTCGCGAGGGGCTGCGGCGTGCCCTGGATTATTATCGCCGTTACTCCGAACAGTACTGGTAG
- a CDS encoding glycosyltransferase — MARSGSPKLLGVGLMSSVAAWPAPAVSAATGAALKVLLCHNQYRQRTGEDIAFDLARSLLQAAGYSVSLHTRSSRETDQFAFFEKLSFPWRVIYSSASRCQVRDLLHRERPDVAIVQNVFPLLSPSVYYAFAEARVPVVQFVFNYRLLCANGQLFTNGQICERCVGGNYLHGVVHRCYRDSYTFSALYGASLGLHRRLRTWERCIRLFVVPDAFLRDKLIEAGLPADRFRVVPNPFQVEDYQPHYQRGDYALFVGRLIRAKGIFTLLDSALRLAAPRIVIAGDGEEADAVCRHPAVVQGRVEFVGPAYGQRMAQLLDNCGCVVVPSEWYDNLPMIACQAFACGKPVVASRINGIPEYVRNEENGLLFTPGNANELAACVERLFADADLYARVAGGARRTAETVLAPAAWLKAMGSILTEVRDLTPRGTS; from the coding sequence ATGGCACGTAGCGGTTCGCCCAAACTCTTGGGAGTCGGCCTGATGTCCTCCGTCGCCGCCTGGCCCGCGCCAGCAGTCTCCGCCGCCACCGGCGCTGCGCTCAAGGTACTGCTCTGCCACAACCAGTACCGTCAGCGCACCGGCGAAGACATCGCGTTCGATCTTGCGCGGTCTTTGCTGCAGGCCGCCGGATATAGCGTGTCGCTTCATACTCGCAGCAGCCGGGAAACCGACCAGTTCGCGTTCTTCGAAAAGCTCTCTTTTCCGTGGAGGGTGATTTATTCCTCTGCTAGCCGCTGCCAGGTGCGTGATCTTCTCCACCGCGAACGTCCCGACGTTGCCATCGTGCAAAACGTGTTCCCGCTGCTCTCGCCGTCGGTCTATTACGCGTTCGCCGAGGCCCGCGTGCCGGTGGTTCAATTCGTTTTCAATTACCGCTTGCTTTGCGCCAATGGCCAACTCTTCACCAACGGCCAGATCTGCGAACGCTGCGTCGGCGGTAACTACCTCCACGGGGTCGTTCACCGCTGCTATCGCGACAGCTACACCTTTAGCGCGCTGTACGGCGCTTCGCTTGGTCTGCACCGTCGGCTGCGCACCTGGGAGCGTTGCATCCGCTTGTTTGTCGTACCCGACGCCTTCCTCCGCGACAAGCTGATCGAGGCCGGGCTACCCGCCGACCGCTTCCGGGTCGTCCCGAATCCGTTTCAGGTCGAGGACTACCAGCCGCACTACCAGCGCGGCGACTACGCCTTGTTTGTCGGTCGCCTGATTCGCGCCAAGGGGATTTTCACCCTGCTCGATTCCGCCTTGCGCCTGGCCGCTCCGCGCATCGTGATCGCTGGAGACGGCGAGGAAGCCGATGCCGTCTGCCGCCATCCCGCAGTGGTCCAGGGCAGGGTAGAGTTCGTTGGTCCGGCGTATGGCCAACGCATGGCTCAGTTGCTTGACAACTGCGGTTGTGTCGTAGTTCCGTCCGAGTGGTACGACAATCTGCCCATGATAGCCTGCCAGGCGTTTGCCTGCGGGAAGCCGGTCGTAGCTTCGCGCATCAACGGCATTCCCGAGTATGTCAGGAATGAAGAAAATGGTCTGCTGTTCACGCCCGGAAATGCGAACGAGCTCGCCGCCTGCGTGGAGCGCTTGTTTGCCGATGCCGACCTCTACGCCCGTGTGGCGGGCGGGGCTCGTCGTACTGCCGAGACCGTGCTTGCTCCAGCGGCTTGGCTCAAAGCCATGGGGTCCATCCTGACCGAAGTCCGTGATCTCACTCCCAGAGGCACATCGTGA
- a CDS encoding O-antigen ligase family protein, with protein MNSDSITSGTVRKLGTATVVSALEALTAGVAIAGVCVLAAGLRVASSMESWVFLCLAGKPIIDLTWRWRLFELAAQRVNPQSVIGLVVPALTFAAFLQRRRECANSKPVVAFLLLATISVAVNFSPEGVNELLRLFAGVSFYFVAGAVLHDEQRFDRFCRWFVATVSIPVLLCYLQIAGTAPFEYWDWIDGEAVGRVSGTYQHPLGVIFFLLYAIPIALYLGDKYRNVPRIRWLAVLFIGVTLGAIVFTYDRTAYVALAIQFVLWFAIRGRFSRRYLIAGGVFLVGAAVLGSAWLATLYSARVIGVWGPDFLRGRGANWIVFMSSLYGGGPVAWLIGRGASVASGFVPGLGFYTSDEPHDDFIRLMHAYGIIGLALYLMILVRIVREALLLRRKGSEYQRGLGAIALLVVPSILLFSVTTEPMRYPTGIWYLFALASIVQVNADRIAGWRTRRSR; from the coding sequence GTGAATTCAGATTCGATCACGTCCGGTACGGTTCGCAAGTTGGGAACAGCTACCGTGGTCTCCGCCCTGGAAGCGCTGACCGCCGGTGTCGCAATCGCCGGTGTGTGCGTACTCGCGGCTGGGCTGCGGGTTGCCAGCTCGATGGAATCATGGGTGTTTCTGTGTTTAGCTGGCAAACCCATCATTGACCTTACCTGGCGCTGGCGACTCTTCGAACTCGCCGCACAACGGGTGAATCCTCAGTCCGTGATTGGCTTGGTTGTTCCTGCCCTTACCTTTGCTGCTTTTTTGCAGCGTCGGCGGGAGTGCGCCAATTCAAAGCCTGTCGTCGCCTTCCTTTTGCTGGCGACGATTTCCGTGGCGGTGAACTTTTCGCCTGAGGGCGTAAATGAACTGCTGCGCCTCTTTGCCGGCGTTTCCTTCTACTTTGTCGCTGGCGCCGTGCTCCACGATGAACAACGGTTCGACCGTTTCTGCCGTTGGTTTGTTGCTACGGTTAGCATTCCCGTTCTGCTGTGCTACTTGCAAATTGCAGGCACGGCGCCGTTCGAGTATTGGGACTGGATCGATGGTGAGGCGGTCGGGCGCGTGAGCGGTACCTATCAGCACCCCCTGGGCGTGATTTTCTTCCTGCTGTACGCCATACCTATAGCGCTGTACTTGGGTGACAAATATCGAAACGTGCCCCGTATCCGCTGGCTTGCGGTGCTGTTTATCGGTGTGACGCTCGGCGCGATCGTCTTCACCTATGACCGTACCGCGTACGTTGCACTTGCCATCCAGTTCGTTCTGTGGTTTGCGATTCGCGGCCGCTTCAGCCGCAGGTATTTGATTGCCGGCGGTGTCTTTCTGGTGGGCGCGGCGGTCCTCGGTTCCGCCTGGCTGGCCACGCTCTACTCCGCGCGTGTAATTGGCGTGTGGGGCCCTGACTTTCTCCGTGGTCGTGGTGCTAACTGGATCGTCTTCATGTCTTCGCTTTACGGCGGTGGTCCGGTAGCTTGGTTGATAGGCCGCGGCGCCTCGGTTGCAAGCGGTTTTGTCCCCGGTCTTGGGTTCTACACCAGCGACGAACCGCACGACGATTTCATTCGCCTTATGCACGCCTATGGCATTATTGGCCTCGCGCTCTACCTCATGATCCTGGTGCGCATCGTGCGGGAGGCGCTGTTGCTGCGCCGCAAAGGTTCGGAATACCAGCGCGGCCTCGGAGCCATCGCCCTGCTAGTCGTTCCTTCTATTCTGCTGTTCAGCGTGACCACCGAACCGATGCGCTATCCCACCGGCATCTGGTACCTTTTTGCGCTGGCTTCCATTGTGCAGGTTAACGCAGACCGAATTGCTGGGTGGAGAACGCGGCGCTCTCGATAG
- a CDS encoding glycosyltransferase, which yields MRILTLNANLKGVGTYQRCFYFSRELARAGHQVTMATVSRVSKYRSHTYYKCDWVGEHVQPGGNGGPWVRMIEGPNLGYKWLPGWGSGPLDILLRTRELAGATYDIVYGFEYQPNVSWPVYLTKRFHEYAYFSDWCDWHSGQSSTLRGLHLAHRVDRFFEERIRFSARKVTVISATLRDRAISIGVPSDRVEWVKQGIDTDYVGAYPQSEMRARFGILSDVPVLAASCDGDMLDYIRILQRVVRRAPEALLIVIGTVPKNARRLAEELGLSRSLRWTGWLSDEDYPRYLACADLCVIPLANTLLNRARFPGKILDYLAAGRAVVTNDIGEVGPIFRQNEVGRLLPHDEEEFAAGIVKLLRDPDLCRDLGARARQLAVQQWDWRMRGSQIAGIVES from the coding sequence ATGCGAATCCTGACTCTCAACGCCAACCTGAAGGGCGTGGGGACTTATCAGCGATGCTTTTATTTCAGCAGGGAACTGGCTCGTGCTGGCCACCAGGTCACGATGGCGACCGTTTCCCGCGTCTCCAAGTATCGTTCCCACACCTATTACAAGTGCGATTGGGTCGGCGAGCACGTGCAACCCGGAGGCAACGGGGGTCCATGGGTACGGATGATCGAGGGCCCCAATCTGGGGTACAAATGGCTGCCCGGATGGGGCTCTGGCCCGCTCGACATTCTGCTCCGGACGCGTGAATTGGCAGGGGCAACCTACGATATCGTCTACGGCTTTGAGTATCAGCCCAACGTCTCCTGGCCGGTTTACTTGACGAAGCGATTCCACGAGTACGCGTATTTTTCCGATTGGTGTGATTGGCACAGTGGGCAGTCGAGTACCTTGCGCGGCTTGCATCTGGCTCACCGCGTCGATCGATTCTTTGAGGAGCGTATTCGCTTCAGCGCTCGTAAAGTCACAGTGATCTCAGCCACCCTGCGAGACCGCGCAATCTCCATCGGCGTTCCATCAGATCGCGTCGAATGGGTCAAACAGGGTATCGATACCGATTACGTCGGCGCGTACCCACAGTCAGAGATGCGAGCGCGGTTTGGAATTTTGTCGGATGTGCCCGTGCTGGCCGCGAGCTGTGACGGCGATATGTTGGATTACATCCGCATCTTGCAACGCGTGGTTCGGCGCGCGCCGGAGGCGCTGCTGATCGTGATCGGCACAGTCCCGAAGAATGCCCGCCGCTTGGCAGAGGAGCTCGGCCTGAGCAGGTCGTTGCGGTGGACAGGCTGGTTGTCGGACGAGGACTACCCGCGGTATCTCGCCTGCGCGGATCTCTGTGTCATTCCTCTGGCCAACACATTGCTGAATCGCGCCCGCTTTCCCGGCAAGATCTTGGACTATCTGGCGGCCGGTCGGGCGGTCGTGACCAATGATATCGGCGAGGTCGGTCCCATCTTTCGCCAAAACGAGGTCGGCCGTCTGTTACCTCACGACGAGGAGGAGTTTGCCGCAGGCATCGTCAAACTCTTGCGGGATCCCGATCTTTGTCGCGATCTCGGTGCCCGGGCGCGACAATTGGCAGTTCAGCAATGGGATTGGCGCATGCGCGGCTCCCAGATCGCTGGCATCGTGGAATCCTGA
- a CDS encoding class I SAM-dependent methyltransferase, translating to MSPAAPTDQRRVYEAAYQNADGAYGIPDRKIADGRPLVGQQILCLGCGAGNDIWHLAADNQVIGFDYANSGLEVAERHDIAAVYGDLNLDPKLPFADAAFDVVICKDILEHLLDPLAVLRDVRRVLKQGGFAVVSVPNHFTLPMRLRLLCGRGLIYRSLLGGHEAYDEWNYMHVRFFTYRGFRRFLRAAGFRAEKWFWDFGNLAHYRNPDMWLEPQLWKRQHGLPLSPRAKLGVYIIRPLWAAFNAVFPRYVRRAIVAQAPGLLCGGFYVRVVKEE from the coding sequence ATGTCACCCGCAGCGCCAACCGACCAGCGGCGAGTATACGAAGCCGCCTACCAGAATGCCGATGGCGCCTACGGTATTCCCGATCGCAAGATCGCGGATGGCCGCCCGCTTGTCGGCCAACAGATTCTATGCCTGGGGTGCGGCGCCGGAAATGATATCTGGCACTTGGCCGCCGACAACCAGGTCATCGGCTTCGACTACGCCAACAGCGGCTTGGAAGTCGCCGAGCGCCACGACATTGCCGCGGTGTATGGCGACCTTAACCTCGACCCCAAACTTCCTTTTGCCGACGCTGCCTTTGACGTTGTGATTTGCAAGGACATCCTCGAGCACCTGCTCGATCCCTTGGCCGTCTTGCGCGACGTGCGTCGCGTTCTAAAGCAAGGTGGCTTTGCTGTGGTCAGCGTTCCCAACCATTTCACGCTGCCCATGCGCCTGCGCCTGCTCTGCGGCCGCGGGCTCATCTATCGCTCGCTGCTGGGCGGCCATGAAGCTTACGACGAGTGGAATTACATGCATGTGCGCTTCTTTACGTATCGCGGCTTTCGTCGTTTTCTTCGCGCCGCCGGCTTCCGTGCCGAGAAGTGGTTCTGGGATTTCGGCAACCTTGCCCACTACCGCAATCCGGACATGTGGCTCGAGCCGCAGCTCTGGAAACGCCAGCACGGCCTACCGCTCTCGCCGCGGGCCAAGCTGGGCGTGTACATCATTCGGCCGCTCTGGGCGGCCTTCAACGCGGTTTTCCCGCGCTATGTGCGCCGCGCCATCGTTGCTCAGGCGCCCGGCCTGCTATGCGGCGGGTTCTATGTGCGCGTGGTGAAGGAGGAGTAG
- a CDS encoding glycosyltransferase, with amino-acid sequence MPNLPTVSVVVPCRNRAHFLRPTIDSILEQNYPYVECIVIDAASQDGTVELLKSYGDRIDWVSEPDAGHANAINKGWGMSHGSILAWLNADDVYARPDAVSIAVDYLQAHPATDLVYGSCGSIDAEGRIIGMSYSHEWDLLYAVEHCDHCIPQPAAFIRRSILERVGWLDETQYQKKDHELWLRIGMVGRIDSMPDLLAHARDHEGNLGYQGDTTADSCVQLTRKFFARPDLPPEFRGRYRHSISNAYLTGMAYAWDGGRHLGKTLSFLLHAIAVYPPNFLRVLRRVLSVVVSDALSIQRPCVPPPLPQAKSCAVARRQGD; translated from the coding sequence ATGCCGAATTTGCCCACAGTCTCGGTGGTGGTACCTTGCAGGAATCGTGCGCATTTCCTTCGCCCGACGATTGACAGCATCCTCGAACAGAACTATCCCTACGTTGAGTGCATCGTCATCGATGCCGCCTCCCAGGACGGCACGGTAGAGCTGCTGAAGAGCTACGGGGATCGCATCGACTGGGTCTCAGAACCCGACGCGGGTCACGCCAACGCCATCAACAAGGGCTGGGGGATGAGTCACGGCTCGATCCTCGCCTGGCTCAATGCTGATGACGTTTATGCCAGGCCTGATGCTGTTTCCATCGCCGTGGATTACCTGCAAGCCCATCCCGCTACCGATCTCGTCTACGGTAGCTGCGGTTCCATTGATGCTGAAGGTCGGATCATCGGCATGTCGTATTCCCACGAATGGGACCTGCTCTACGCCGTCGAACACTGCGATCACTGCATTCCGCAGCCGGCCGCCTTTATCCGCCGCTCCATCCTGGAGCGCGTCGGTTGGCTCGACGAAACCCAATATCAGAAGAAGGATCACGAGCTATGGCTGCGCATTGGCATGGTGGGTCGCATCGATTCCATGCCCGATCTGCTCGCGCACGCCCGCGATCACGAGGGCAATCTCGGCTATCAGGGAGATACTACCGCCGATTCCTGCGTCCAGCTCACCCGGAAATTTTTCGCGCGCCCGGACCTGCCGCCGGAATTCCGCGGCCGCTATCGCCACTCAATCAGCAATGCCTACCTCACTGGCATGGCCTACGCGTGGGACGGCGGCCGTCACCTCGGGAAGACGCTGTCCTTTCTTCTGCACGCTATCGCGGTCTATCCCCCGAACTTCCTGCGCGTGCTCCGCCGCGTCCTATCGGTGGTCGTTTCCGACGCGCTGAGCATCCAACGCCCTTGCGTTCCCCCGCCCCTGCCGCAGGCGAAGTCGTGCGCGGTGGCACGGCGCCAAGGCGATTAG
- a CDS encoding class I SAM-dependent methyltransferase, whose protein sequence is MKMVLPRLMVSGGLRTALDVGCGALGFFSAVLSELELDVQGLDGRPENIEQAQRRNPQLRFIVKDIEDPELARTDPFDFVLCFGLLYHLENPFRAIRNLFALTRGCLLIETQVASSADTNCVLYQESRASNQALAYLAFIPTYNAYIHMLYQSGFAAVYESDRRPSHPQFESSVLRHRTRTILLAFRQASPADETVCRELGFRLIEPPLLRSADLRHWNTILGTILDSIRHPRAAGARAFSRLLARIPVKWVRQLCSSITPTPDLSRRPGWTLGASLCSHRPDWLLRRLLWKRLSPGHAFIATWHRGIRVHVIPGDETSAQLFISGYYDPNELSFLEETLRPGMVFIDVGANIGLYTLFAATLVESRGTVLALEPSRREFRHLSDNLRLNAAHNVRALPLAASHLSSVTELLVAEAAHAGHNTLGGFAYDNVAAEARQPVSTTTLDSLVQEQRLARVDVIKIDVEGHEWFVLQGARDTLARFRPVLLLEVCEPALARQGCSGEKIRALLAEQGYVLLGFDAVTGLPVPLVGESGANILAVPRQLADARAVPTAVTAPVAVR, encoded by the coding sequence TTGAAGATGGTGCTGCCCCGCCTCATGGTTTCAGGCGGGCTGAGAACCGCGTTGGATGTGGGCTGCGGAGCTTTGGGGTTTTTCTCCGCCGTGCTCTCGGAGTTGGAGTTGGATGTCCAAGGCTTGGACGGTCGCCCGGAAAACATAGAGCAGGCCCAGCGCCGCAATCCCCAGCTTCGCTTCATCGTGAAGGACATTGAGGACCCGGAGCTTGCGCGCACCGACCCCTTCGACTTCGTCCTCTGTTTTGGTTTGCTCTACCACTTGGAGAATCCCTTCCGAGCCATCCGCAACCTGTTTGCCCTTACGCGCGGGTGCCTGCTGATCGAGACCCAGGTTGCGTCGTCGGCCGACACCAATTGCGTTCTTTACCAGGAGTCGCGCGCCAGCAATCAGGCTCTGGCTTATCTTGCATTCATTCCCACCTACAACGCATACATCCACATGCTCTATCAGTCGGGCTTTGCTGCGGTCTACGAGTCGGATCGCCGACCCTCCCATCCTCAATTTGAGAGTTCCGTGCTGCGTCATCGGACGCGCACCATTCTGCTCGCATTTCGGCAGGCAAGTCCTGCCGACGAAACTGTCTGCCGTGAGCTTGGTTTTCGTCTCATCGAGCCGCCGCTTCTGCGTAGCGCCGATCTCCGCCACTGGAACACCATCCTCGGGACGATCCTGGATTCCATCCGTCACCCTCGCGCCGCTGGTGCGCGTGCGTTCAGCCGGCTCCTGGCGCGGATTCCTGTCAAGTGGGTAAGACAGTTGTGCTCGTCGATTACGCCCACGCCGGACCTTAGCCGCCGGCCGGGGTGGACCCTCGGCGCCAGTCTATGCAGCCATCGACCGGACTGGTTATTGCGTCGCCTGCTTTGGAAACGTCTGTCGCCGGGCCACGCCTTTATCGCAACTTGGCATCGTGGCATTAGGGTTCACGTCATTCCCGGAGACGAAACCTCTGCCCAACTGTTCATATCCGGCTACTACGATCCGAATGAGTTGTCGTTTCTCGAGGAAACGCTTCGCCCGGGCATGGTTTTCATCGACGTGGGCGCCAACATCGGCCTATATACGTTGTTTGCCGCCACTCTGGTCGAGTCCCGCGGGACTGTGCTTGCGCTGGAACCCAGCCGCCGCGAGTTTCGGCATCTCTCTGACAACCTCCGCCTGAATGCCGCTCACAACGTTCGTGCTCTGCCCCTGGCAGCCTCGCATCTTTCGAGCGTAACCGAGCTGCTTGTGGCGGAGGCGGCACATGCAGGGCACAACACGCTGGGTGGGTTCGCTTACGATAATGTCGCGGCGGAAGCGCGCCAGCCCGTCTCCACCACCACTCTCGACAGCCTGGTTCAGGAGCAGCGTTTGGCCCGCGTGGACGTCATCAAAATCGACGTCGAGGGCCACGAATGGTTCGTGTTGCAGGGTGCGCGAGACACTTTGGCGCGTTTCCGTCCGGTGCTGCTGCTGGAAGTTTGCGAGCCAGCGCTCGCGCGACAAGGCTGTTCTGGCGAGAAGATCCGCGCCCTTCTCGCCGAGCAGGGATACGTGTTGCTCGGCTTCGATGCGGTTACCGGGTTGCCTGTGCCGTTGGTTGGCGAGTCCGGCGCCAACATTCTCGCCGTGCCGCGGCAACTCGCGGATGCGCGTGCCGTGCCCACAGCTGTCACTGCTCCGGTCGCTGTCCGATAA